One genomic segment of Brachionichthys hirsutus isolate HB-005 chromosome 13, CSIRO-AGI_Bhir_v1, whole genome shotgun sequence includes these proteins:
- the LOC137903548 gene encoding cAMP-dependent protein kinase inhibitor beta-like isoform X2, translating to MTEVEPVLDFATSGRSGRRNALPDILGSPAGVNPGDLPLKLAEMSLKDGPGGAQSPSAEDPPALPESLGEKDGS from the exons ATGACGGAAGTAGAGCCAGTGTTGGACTTTGCCACCTCGGGGCGCTCAGGGAGGAGAAATGCCCTTCCTGATATCCTGGGCTCTCCGGCGGGTGTAAACCCCGGTGACCTGCCTCTTAAACTGGCTGAAATGTCTCTCAAAG ATGGACCAGGCGGTGCTCAGTCACCTTCAGCGGAGGACCCTCCGGCACTACCGGAGAGCTTGGGGGAGAAAGATGGATCGTAG